GGCGCTGACCGCGCCGATCCGCACGGTCGGCGCCACGGCCCGCTGACCTCCGGCCCGCGCTGCCCGCCGCACGGACATCGCCCGTTTCCGTCGCCTTCGCCGAACCGACGGCCCGCGGCGGTAGCCTGGCGCGGTGAGGTCAACGGACGACACACCGGGCACAACGTCGCGACCGGGTATCGCACTGGCGGCGGTGACCGCCGTGCTGTTCGTCACCTTCCTCGACACGACGGTCGTCAGTGTCGCGCTGGGCGATATCCGGCACGAACTCAGCACCGACGTGATGCTGTTGCAGTGGGTGGTCAACGCCTACACGCTGGTCTTCGCCGGGCTGATGCTGGCCGGTGGGTCACTGGGTGATCGGTGGGGCCGCAAGCGGGTGATGATCGCCGGTCTGGTGGTCTTCTGCGCGGGTTCGGTGGTCGCGGCGACCGCGGCCACCGTGCCGGTGCTCATCGCCGGTCGGGCGATCATGGGCCTGGGCGCGGCGGCCTCGGAGCCGGGCACGCTGTCGGTGCTGCGGCACATCTTCCCCGAGGAGCGGGTCCGCGCGCGGGCGCTCGGCGTGTGGGCGGCGGTGTCGGGGCTGGCGCTGGCGGCCGGGCCGGTGCTCGGCGGGGTGCTGGTGCACGCGTACGGGTGGCGCTCGATCTTCTGGTTCAACCTGATCATCGGCGCGGTCGCCCTGGTCGCGGCGCTGTGGTCGGTGCCGGAGAGCGCCGACCCGCATCCGGGCCCGATCGATTGGGCCGGAATCGTCCTGGGCGCGGGCTTCCTCGGCTCGGTGATCTACGCCGCGATCAGCGGGGAGGACCGCGGGTACAGCTCACCGCTGGTGATCACCCTGTTCGTGGTCGCGGCGGTGGCGTTCGCCGGATTCGTGGTGGTCGAGACCCGGGTGCGCGCACCCATTCTCGACTTCCGGTACCTGCGCCTGCCCGCGGTGCGCGACGCGCTGGTGGTGGCCTTCGCCGTCTACTTCGGGATCTTCTCGATCTTCTTCTTCACCGCGCTGTATCTGCAAGTGATGCAATCGTATTCGGCCGCGCGCACGGCGGGTGTGTTCGCGCCGATGGCGGCCGGGATCATCCTCGGCTCGCTGGCCGCGGGTATCTGGGTGTCGCGCCGGGGCGCCCGCACCCCGATGATCATCGGCTGCCTGGCCGGCGCCGCGGGCCTGCTGCTGACCCGCCACGAGCTCGCCGGGCCGCTGCACGACGGGCCGCTGGCGACCGTGATGGCCGTGGCGGGACTGGGTTTCGGTATCGCGGTGGTGCCGCTGACCTCGGCAGTGCTGTCCGGGGTGCCCGCCGAACATTCGGGCATGGCCGCCGCGGTGACCAATACGATGCGGCAGGTCGGATCCGCGGTCGGCGTCGCGGTGCTCGGCGCCCTGGTGAACTCGTTCCTCACCTCGGATCTGAAGGATCGGATGAGTCAGCTCGGGTTGCCGGGCGCGCTACAGCCCGCCGCGATCGACGCCGTCGAACGCGGCCGCATCCCGAAGGGCGTCGACACCACCCCGTACCTGAAATACCTCTCGAAGGTGAACGACGTCCTCAACACCGGCAAGGTCGCGTTCCATCACGGACTCGATGTGGCACTGCTGGTTTCGGCCGTGCTGATCCTCGCCGCGGCCGCGTTCACGGCGGTGGACGCGATCCTTCACCGGGACGCCTCCGCGTAGTCCGCCGCCCGGTGCTGCCGCGCCGGATCCGACGGCCACCAGACCCGCGGGCCGATCAGGCGGAACAGCGCGGGGATGACGACCGTCCGGACCAGGAACGTGTCGAGCAGGATGCCGAGGCCCACCACGATCCCCAGCTGGGTCAGGGTGATCAGCGGCAGCACGCCCAGTACGCAGAACACTGCGGCGAGCACGATGCCGGCGCTGGTGATCACCGCGCCGGTCGCCGACACCGCGCGGACGATACCGCCGGTGGTGCCGTGCCCGGCCGTCTCCTCCCGCGCCCGGGTCACCAGGAAGATCGTGTAGTCGACCCCGAGCGCGACCAGGAACAGGAAGGCGAACAGCGGCACGTTCACGTCGAGGGCGGGAAAACCGAAGAGGTGCGCGCTGATCCAGCTCCCGAGCCCCAGCGCCGCGAGCGCGCTGAGTACGGTGATCGCCACCAGCAGGACCGCCGCCGGTACCGCGCGCAGGACGGCGAGCAGCACCAGCAGTACGACGGCGAGGATGAACGGGATGACCACGCCCCGATCCCGGCCGGCCGCCGCCCGGGTGTCGAGGGCCTGCGCGTCGCTGCCGCCGACCTTCGCGTCCGCACCGGGGATACCGGACAGGCCGCCGCGCAGCTGCCGGATGGTGTCGAAGGCCGCCGCCGAGGACGGTGGCGCGTCGAGGGTGACCGACCAGCGGGCAACGCCGGCGGCGGAGATCCCGGTCGGCTGCGCCCGCGTCACCCCGGGGGTCCGGGCGAGCAGCGCCGACACCTCTTCGGCGGCAACGGGATCGGCCAGCACGACGGTGGGATCCGAAGCGCCCGAAGGGAAGTGGGCCGCCAGCGTATCGAGGCCGGAGACCGATTCGGCCCGCACCCGGAACTGATCCGCTTGTGCGAGGCCGACTTTCGCGAACGGCAGGGCCGCGGCGCAGACGATCAGGAACATCAGGGTGCCGGCGGCGACCCGCACCGGGCGGCGGACCACCGCCTCGGCGACCCGATGCCACGGCCCGGTCCGCGCGGCGTCGCGGCCGTCCACCGCGGGGACGAAGGGCCAGAACGCCTTCCGGCCCGCCAGTGCGAGCGCCGGCGGCAGTCCGAACAGGACGAACAGCACCGCGACCACCAGTCCGGCCGCGGCCAGCAGGCCGAGGCTGCGGGTGTTGGGCAGGGTGGCGAGCAACAGGGTCAGCAGGGCCAGCACCACGGTGACGTTGCTGGCCAGCACGGCCGGTCCGGCGCGGCGCACCGCGGCCCGCAAGGCGAGGCGATGATCCTCGATCCGATGCAGTTCGTCGCGATAGCGCGAGACCAGCAGCAGGGCGTAATTGGTGCCCGCGCCGAACACCAGCACGCTGGTGATGCCGGAGGTGGATCCGTCGAAGGTCAGGCCGGTGGCGCTCGCCAGCCCGGTGCCGACCACCCCGGCCACCCGGTCCGCCACCGCGACGACCGCGAGCGGGATCAGCCACAGCACCGGCGAGCGGTACGTGGCGATCAGCAGGACGGCCACCACCAGCGCCGTGATGGACAGCAGCAGCACGTTCGCGCCGGAGAACGAGTCGGCGATATCGGCGCCGAAGGCCGGGCCGCCGGTCATCTGCAGGCGCAGCCCGGCCGGTAGTCCGTCGCGGCCCGCGGCCCGCACGTCCCGGATCCGGTCGGTCAGCGCGAAACCGCTGAGGTCGGCCGGGACCGCAACCGGGCCGACCGCCGCCCGGTGGTCGGGTGCGAGGACGGGGGCGGCGTTCGGCGGTGGGGTGCTGGTGACGGCGGCGCGCATCCGGGTCAGCGCGGCGGCGGTCGCTGCTTCGTCGGCCGCGTCCAGCGGGCCGCCGTCGGTCCGGCTCAGCACCGCGACGGCCGTGGCGGTGCCGCCGTCGGGGAACGTCCGCAGCTGCTGTTTCACGATCGCCGA
This DNA window, taken from Nocardia sp. BMG111209, encodes the following:
- a CDS encoding MFS transporter, with product MRSTDDTPGTTSRPGIALAAVTAVLFVTFLDTTVVSVALGDIRHELSTDVMLLQWVVNAYTLVFAGLMLAGGSLGDRWGRKRVMIAGLVVFCAGSVVAATAATVPVLIAGRAIMGLGAAASEPGTLSVLRHIFPEERVRARALGVWAAVSGLALAAGPVLGGVLVHAYGWRSIFWFNLIIGAVALVAALWSVPESADPHPGPIDWAGIVLGAGFLGSVIYAAISGEDRGYSSPLVITLFVVAAVAFAGFVVVETRVRAPILDFRYLRLPAVRDALVVAFAVYFGIFSIFFFTALYLQVMQSYSAARTAGVFAPMAAGIILGSLAAGIWVSRRGARTPMIIGCLAGAAGLLLTRHELAGPLHDGPLATVMAVAGLGFGIAVVPLTSAVLSGVPAEHSGMAAAVTNTMRQVGSAVGVAVLGALVNSFLTSDLKDRMSQLGLPGALQPAAIDAVERGRIPKGVDTTPYLKYLSKVNDVLNTGKVAFHHGLDVALLVSAVLILAAAAFTAVDAILHRDASA
- a CDS encoding MMPL family transporter, producing the protein MRLWDRYAALVSGRRSWALLVGLVAIAAALAVLIGSNDSASRSPDSLPSSAESAIVKQQLRTFPDGGTATAVAVLSRTDGGPLDAADEAATAAALTRMRAAVTSTPPPNAAPVLAPDHRAAVGPVAVPADLSGFALTDRIRDVRAAGRDGLPAGLRLQMTGGPAFGADIADSFSGANVLLLSITALVVAVLLIATYRSPVLWLIPLAVVAVADRVAGVVGTGLASATGLTFDGSTSGITSVLVFGAGTNYALLLVSRYRDELHRIEDHRLALRAAVRRAGPAVLASNVTVVLALLTLLLATLPNTRSLGLLAAAGLVVAVLFVLFGLPPALALAGRKAFWPFVPAVDGRDAARTGPWHRVAEAVVRRPVRVAAGTLMFLIVCAAALPFAKVGLAQADQFRVRAESVSGLDTLAAHFPSGASDPTVVLADPVAAEEVSALLARTPGVTRAQPTGISAAGVARWSVTLDAPPSSAAAFDTIRQLRGGLSGIPGADAKVGGSDAQALDTRAAAGRDRGVVIPFILAVVLLVLLAVLRAVPAAVLLVAITVLSALAALGLGSWISAHLFGFPALDVNVPLFAFLFLVALGVDYTIFLVTRAREETAGHGTTGGIVRAVSATGAVITSAGIVLAAVFCVLGVLPLITLTQLGIVVGLGILLDTFLVRTVVIPALFRLIGPRVWWPSDPARQHRAADYAEASR